A stretch of Geomonas oryzisoli DNA encodes these proteins:
- a CDS encoding 7-carboxy-7-deazaguanine synthase QueE, protein MSKLQAPLVECFSSIQGEGVLVGLRQVFLRFSGCNLNCNFCDTPGMSAVPDDCLLELTPGRRDFFKVPNPVPLERVATLIESWTAAWPGIHHSISVTGGEPLLFGTLLEEWLPVLKKLLPIYLETNGTLPEALAPLIPHLDSIGMDIKLPSSTGCPELWDQHHAFLELAAIKEVFVKIVVAQGTEDWEIQRACAMIASVDPAIPLILQPVTRADGSIGIDALRTLELQELCSSLREVRVIPQTHKFMGQL, encoded by the coding sequence ATGAGTAAACTGCAGGCGCCCCTGGTCGAATGTTTCTCCTCCATCCAGGGGGAGGGGGTGCTGGTCGGCCTGCGCCAGGTATTCCTGCGCTTCTCCGGCTGCAACCTGAACTGCAATTTCTGCGACACCCCCGGCATGAGCGCCGTTCCCGATGACTGCCTGCTGGAGCTCACCCCGGGGCGGCGCGATTTTTTCAAGGTGCCCAACCCGGTTCCACTGGAGCGTGTGGCCACCCTGATCGAAAGCTGGACCGCCGCCTGGCCGGGGATCCACCACTCCATCAGCGTCACCGGCGGCGAACCGCTTCTCTTCGGGACCCTGCTCGAAGAGTGGCTGCCGGTGCTGAAAAAGCTCCTCCCTATTTACCTGGAAACCAACGGGACCCTCCCCGAGGCGCTGGCGCCGCTCATCCCGCATCTGGACTCGATCGGGATGGACATCAAGCTTCCCTCCTCGACCGGCTGCCCTGAGCTGTGGGACCAGCACCACGCCTTCCTCGAGCTTGCGGCCATAAAGGAGGTCTTCGTCAAGATCGTGGTGGCCCAGGGGACCGAGGACTGGGAGATCCAGCGCGCCTGCGCCATGATCGCCTCGGTGGATCCGGCCATCCCGCTCATCCTACAGCCGGTGACCCGCGCCGACGGGAGCATCGGCATCGACGCCCTGCGGACCCTGGAACTCCAGGAACTCTGCTCGTCACTCAGGGAGGTGCGGGTCATCCCGCAGACCCACAAGTTCATGGGGCAGCTCTAG
- a CDS encoding aminopeptidase, with translation MKDPRVRQFAEVLVNYSARVQPGDVVLISCAGLEGAPLVKELYALCLEKGAKYVEYEFSIPDIGRYFYNLASADQLAYFPQHKLDFMKQVDVYFGLSAADNSMVMAKANQKSMIAWSKVVRPIIDQRVKGTRWVVTRYPTHGAAQEARMSLDEYEDYLFAACCMDWEEESKKQDALKACVDAADRVRIKASDTDLSFSIKGLPGIKCDGRLNIPDGEVFTAPVRDSVEGYITYNCPTVYQGKEFNNIRLEFEKGRIVKATSPGMDAELNRILDTDEGARYVGEFAIGVNPNIRVPMRNILFDEKIFGSIHFTPGQAYDECDNGNRSAVHWDMVKILAGDGELWFDDILIQKDGRFVHEPLLGLNPGD, from the coding sequence ATGAAAGATCCTCGCGTCAGACAATTCGCCGAAGTCCTGGTCAACTACTCGGCCCGCGTGCAGCCGGGCGACGTGGTGCTCATCTCCTGCGCCGGCCTGGAAGGGGCGCCGCTGGTGAAGGAACTCTACGCCCTGTGCCTGGAGAAGGGTGCCAAGTACGTCGAGTACGAGTTCAGCATCCCTGACATCGGCCGCTACTTCTACAACCTCGCCAGCGCCGATCAGCTCGCCTATTTCCCGCAGCACAAGCTCGATTTCATGAAGCAGGTGGACGTCTACTTCGGCCTCTCCGCTGCGGACAACTCCATGGTGATGGCCAAGGCCAACCAGAAGAGCATGATCGCCTGGTCCAAGGTCGTGCGCCCCATCATCGACCAGCGCGTCAAGGGGACCCGCTGGGTGGTGACCCGCTACCCGACCCACGGCGCCGCACAGGAAGCGCGCATGAGCCTGGATGAGTACGAGGATTACCTCTTCGCCGCCTGCTGCATGGACTGGGAGGAGGAGTCGAAGAAGCAGGACGCGCTGAAAGCCTGCGTCGACGCCGCCGACCGGGTCCGCATCAAGGCCTCGGACACGGACCTCTCCTTCAGCATCAAGGGGCTCCCCGGCATCAAGTGCGACGGGCGCCTGAACATCCCGGACGGCGAGGTCTTCACCGCGCCGGTACGCGACTCGGTGGAGGGGTACATCACCTACAACTGCCCGACGGTGTACCAGGGTAAGGAATTCAACAACATCCGCCTCGAGTTCGAGAAGGGGCGCATCGTGAAGGCGACCTCGCCCGGTATGGACGCGGAGCTGAACCGCATCCTCGACACCGACGAGGGGGCGCGCTACGTGGGCGAGTTCGCCATCGGCGTGAACCCCAACATCCGGGTGCCGATGCGCAACATTCTCTTCGACGAGAAGATCTTCGGCTCGATCCACTTCACCCCGGGCCAGGCCTACGACGAGTGCGACAACGGCAACCGCTCCGCCGTGCACTGGGACATGGTGAAGATCCTCGCTGGCGACGGCGAGTTGTGGTTCGACGACATCCTGATCCAGAAGGACGGCCGCTTCGTGCACGAGCCGCTTCTGGGACTCAACCCCGGTGACTAG
- a CDS encoding DUF58 domain-containing protein, giving the protein MASTLLLGVSAVNTGNNLLFLIVAAMLAFMATTGVLGWLNIRGLTLNVHLPDEVYAGTDTFLSITLHNAKKFLPSFLIRVAVLGETTSFLLVERKRPQSGALLLSFPVRGPLQLAEASISSPFPVNFFIRATSLPIHQDCTVFPAPRPLQVPAPGGKPDAGEAAATASAGYDGELAKISDYRGGEPLKLIHWRLSAKHEVFKVKELTATAAEPLLLELDSIPGRDVEQRLSFCTFLVNRLIKGGRPVGLKLGERVIPPGSTRSHRLRLLTELGNHGKN; this is encoded by the coding sequence GTGGCCTCCACGCTGCTGTTGGGGGTGTCCGCGGTCAACACCGGCAACAACCTCCTTTTTCTCATCGTCGCCGCCATGCTCGCTTTCATGGCGACCACCGGGGTGCTGGGGTGGCTGAACATTCGGGGGCTCACCCTGAACGTGCACCTGCCGGACGAGGTCTATGCCGGCACGGACACCTTCCTCTCCATCACGCTCCATAACGCGAAGAAGTTCCTGCCGTCCTTCCTGATCCGGGTGGCCGTTTTGGGAGAAACGACATCCTTTCTCCTCGTGGAGAGAAAACGCCCGCAGTCGGGGGCGCTGCTGCTTTCCTTTCCCGTGCGCGGCCCCCTGCAACTGGCCGAGGCTTCGATCAGTTCCCCCTTTCCCGTCAACTTCTTCATCCGTGCCACGTCGCTGCCTATCCACCAGGATTGCACGGTTTTTCCCGCGCCGCGCCCGCTGCAGGTCCCGGCGCCGGGCGGAAAGCCCGATGCCGGGGAGGCGGCCGCCACCGCCTCCGCGGGTTACGACGGGGAGCTGGCCAAGATCTCGGACTACCGGGGCGGGGAGCCCCTGAAACTGATCCACTGGCGCCTGTCCGCCAAGCATGAGGTGTTCAAGGTGAAGGAGCTCACCGCGACGGCCGCCGAACCGCTGCTGCTCGAGCTTGATTCGATCCCCGGGCGCGACGTGGAACAGCGCCTCTCTTTCTGTACCTTCCTGGTGAACCGCCTCATCAAGGGGGGACGCCCAGTCGGCCTGAAGCTGGGGGAGCGTGTCATCCCCCCCGGCAGCACCAGGAGCCATCGCCTGAGGCTCCTCACGGAACTTGGCAACCATGGTAAGAATTGA
- a CDS encoding DHH family phosphoesterase, translated as MTATTAEIKRIVAEIEQANSFLITSHESPDPDAVGSSLALANYLTARGKDVTVYLSDPVPDNCSFLPMAEQVYGEMPDRDFDVCFVLDVGEFRRAGKAVTENKRVGRYINIDHHLGCENFGVCNLIDPKASATAALIYRVIRAAGDEVDYPTALCIYTAILSDTGSFHYSNSDPESFAIAGEMIGKGVNAWSVNENLYESEPLQRIALLALALSDLTVSPSGEYASVTVTLDMYQKTGATAQDTDRFINYPRSIKGVQVALFFRQVDEGTFKVGFRSKGKVDVSAVSASFGGGGHHNAAGCMVRGTLAEVKAQVFDRLEQMR; from the coding sequence ATGACGGCGACGACAGCTGAGATTAAACGGATAGTTGCGGAGATCGAGCAGGCAAACAGCTTTCTTATCACCAGCCACGAGAGCCCCGACCCCGACGCGGTCGGTTCCTCCCTCGCGTTGGCCAATTACCTCACCGCGCGCGGCAAGGACGTCACCGTCTACCTGAGCGACCCGGTCCCCGATAACTGCTCCTTCCTCCCCATGGCCGAGCAGGTCTACGGCGAGATGCCTGACCGCGACTTCGACGTCTGCTTCGTGCTGGACGTGGGCGAGTTCCGGCGCGCCGGCAAGGCGGTCACCGAGAACAAGCGGGTAGGCCGCTACATCAACATCGATCATCACCTGGGGTGCGAGAACTTCGGCGTCTGTAACCTGATCGACCCCAAGGCGAGCGCCACTGCGGCCCTCATCTACAGGGTCATCCGGGCTGCCGGTGACGAGGTCGATTACCCGACCGCGCTCTGCATCTACACAGCCATCCTCTCCGACACCGGGAGCTTCCACTATTCCAACTCCGACCCCGAGTCCTTCGCCATAGCCGGCGAGATGATCGGCAAGGGGGTGAACGCCTGGAGCGTCAACGAGAACCTCTACGAGAGCGAGCCGCTGCAGAGGATCGCGCTCCTCGCACTGGCGCTGTCCGACCTGACCGTCTCCCCGTCCGGCGAGTATGCCTCGGTCACCGTGACCCTGGACATGTACCAAAAGACCGGCGCCACCGCCCAGGACACCGACCGCTTCATCAACTACCCCCGCTCCATCAAGGGGGTGCAGGTGGCGCTCTTTTTCCGCCAGGTCGACGAGGGGACCTTCAAGGTCGGCTTCCGGTCCAAGGGTAAGGTCGACGTCTCTGCCGTCTCCGCCTCCTTCGGCGGCGGCGGGCACCACAACGCCGCCGGCTGCATGGTGCGCGGCACGCTCGCCGAGGTCAAGGCGCAGGTCTTCGACCGACTGGAGCAGATGCGCTGA
- a CDS encoding M16 family metallopeptidase — protein MIKKTTLNNGIRVITERIPYASSVSIGIWVANGSRHERRESNGVAHFIEHLLFKGTARRSSLDIAREIDSVGGVLNAFTSREYVCYYAKVLDKFLPRAVDLLTDIFLHSTFDSEEIEKERRVVLQEINMMEDTPDDLIHDLFHQHFWKGHPLGMSILGDAESVTGLSRDAIIAYKDQMYRADDIIVTAAGNVTHEKLTALLEEYLQGVAPGHGRSVSVPPVYERRIELVEKDLEQIHVCLGLKGVQQSHPQRYDAFIMNAILGGSMSSRLFQEVREKSGLAYSVYSYIASHADAGSLVVYAGASPENAKELLEIMLREIGRFKREPVPADQLEAAREQLKGNLLLSLESSDNRMSRLAKNEIYFGTPLPLSEIMDGFDHVTSESIQQLANEILDNDALTLVMLGRIGTPAFTNSDINV, from the coding sequence ATGATTAAAAAGACCACCCTAAATAACGGAATCCGCGTCATCACCGAGCGGATTCCGTATGCCAGCTCGGTTTCCATCGGAATTTGGGTCGCCAACGGCTCCCGCCACGAAAGGCGGGAGTCGAACGGCGTCGCCCATTTCATCGAACACCTCCTCTTTAAAGGCACCGCACGTCGTTCTTCATTGGATATCGCCCGCGAAATCGACTCCGTTGGCGGCGTCCTGAACGCCTTCACCAGCCGCGAGTACGTCTGCTACTACGCCAAGGTGCTGGACAAGTTCCTCCCCCGTGCGGTCGACCTTCTGACCGACATCTTCCTCCATTCCACCTTCGACAGCGAAGAGATCGAAAAGGAACGCCGCGTGGTGCTCCAGGAGATCAACATGATGGAGGACACCCCGGACGACCTGATCCACGACCTGTTCCACCAGCACTTCTGGAAGGGGCACCCGCTGGGGATGTCCATCCTGGGCGACGCCGAGAGCGTCACCGGTCTCTCCCGCGATGCCATCATCGCCTACAAGGATCAGATGTACCGCGCCGACGACATCATCGTCACCGCCGCAGGCAACGTAACCCACGAAAAGCTCACCGCCCTTTTGGAGGAGTACCTGCAGGGCGTGGCCCCCGGCCACGGCAGGTCCGTGTCGGTGCCGCCGGTGTACGAGCGCCGCATCGAGCTGGTCGAGAAGGACCTGGAACAGATCCACGTCTGCCTGGGGCTCAAGGGGGTGCAGCAGAGCCACCCGCAGCGCTACGACGCCTTCATCATGAACGCCATCCTGGGCGGCTCCATGAGCTCGCGTCTGTTCCAGGAAGTGCGTGAGAAGAGCGGCCTTGCCTACTCCGTCTACTCCTACATCGCCTCCCATGCCGATGCCGGTTCCCTGGTAGTCTACGCAGGCGCCAGCCCGGAAAACGCCAAGGAACTCCTCGAGATCATGCTGCGCGAGATCGGGCGCTTCAAGCGCGAGCCCGTCCCCGCCGACCAGCTCGAGGCGGCCCGCGAGCAACTGAAGGGGAACCTGCTCCTGTCGCTGGAATCCAGCGACAACAGGATGTCCCGCCTGGCCAAAAACGAGATCTACTTCGGCACCCCGCTGCCGCTTTCCGAGATCATGGACGGGTTCGACCACGTCACCTCCGAGAGCATCCAGCAACTCGCCAACGAGATCCTGGACAACGACGCGCTGACCCTGGTCATGCTGGGCCGGATCGGCACGCCCGCCTTTACGAACTCCGACATCAACGTCTGA
- a CDS encoding AAA family ATPase translates to MNAVLEELSIQHLKGKVRALRLSLMALLTGGHILLEDIPGLGKTTMALAFASALGLSFGRVQCTSDLLPSDITGLSVFDRTEGRFNFIRGPIFNNIVLIDEINRAMPKTQSALLEAMEERRVTVEGVTYQLPEPFLVLATQNPVEQVGTYPLPESQMDRFLIRTGIGYPPEEIEKGILRQGSIRDDIMHIPALVRMDDLVTAIATVKSEVYVGERVTDYVYAIIKATRNHPLIQAGLSTRGGIGMVDAAKAAAYLHGRDFVAPEDVRDVAHAVCPHRLIFRPEHEGVDKEHVLNAILKEIPLPLT, encoded by the coding sequence ATGAACGCGGTGCTGGAGGAGCTCTCCATCCAGCACCTCAAGGGAAAGGTGAGGGCCCTGCGCCTGAGCCTGATGGCCCTTCTGACCGGCGGTCACATCCTCCTGGAGGACATCCCGGGCCTGGGCAAGACCACCATGGCCCTCGCTTTCGCCAGCGCCCTGGGGCTCTCCTTCGGCCGGGTCCAGTGCACCAGCGACCTGCTCCCCTCCGACATCACCGGTCTCTCCGTCTTCGACCGCACCGAGGGGCGCTTCAACTTCATCCGGGGCCCCATCTTCAACAACATCGTCCTGATCGACGAGATCAACCGCGCCATGCCCAAGACCCAGAGCGCGCTCCTGGAGGCGATGGAGGAGCGCCGCGTCACCGTCGAGGGGGTCACCTATCAGCTCCCCGAGCCCTTTTTGGTGCTGGCGACGCAGAACCCGGTGGAGCAGGTGGGGACGTATCCCCTGCCCGAGTCGCAGATGGACCGCTTCCTGATCCGCACCGGCATCGGCTACCCCCCCGAGGAGATCGAGAAGGGTATCCTGAGGCAGGGGAGCATCCGGGACGATATCATGCACATCCCGGCGCTGGTGCGGATGGATGACCTGGTCACCGCGATCGCCACCGTGAAGAGCGAGGTGTACGTGGGCGAGAGGGTGACCGACTACGTCTACGCCATCATCAAGGCGACCCGCAACCACCCACTGATCCAGGCCGGCCTCTCCACCCGCGGCGGCATCGGCATGGTCGACGCCGCCAAGGCGGCCGCCTACCTGCATGGCCGCGACTTCGTGGCGCCCGAGGACGTCAGGGATGTCGCCCACGCCGTTTGCCCGCACCGCCTCATCTTCCGCCCCGAGCACGAAGGAGTGGACAAGGAGCACGTATTAAACGCGATCTTAAAAGAGATACCCCTCCCTCTCACATAA
- the truB gene encoding tRNA pseudouridine(55) synthase TruB, with the protein MNGFFVIDKPAGVTSHDIVSKVRRAINQKKVGHTGTLDPFATGVLPVAVGEGTKAIQFLDESEKEYRAVLRLGIATDTQDLTGAVISEREWSHLTAEDLERLVPQFLGLQKQLPPMFSAIKQGGVPLYKLARKGIEVEREEREVEIQSLTFEWIRLPEACFTVRCSRGTYVRTLACDIGEALGCGAHLLELRRTRSGLFREADAISIEALAGGADQEALLMPLDRALDHLRALALTEAGGRKVLNGVVPKPHEFVEPPGDFAQGEQVRLYLGERFAAVAEYDKLKGLRLARVFN; encoded by the coding sequence CTGAACGGCTTTTTCGTGATCGACAAGCCGGCCGGTGTCACCTCGCATGACATCGTGTCCAAGGTCCGTCGCGCCATCAATCAGAAGAAGGTCGGGCACACCGGGACCCTGGATCCCTTTGCCACCGGCGTGTTGCCGGTCGCGGTGGGGGAGGGGACTAAGGCGATCCAGTTCCTGGACGAGTCGGAGAAGGAGTACCGGGCCGTGCTGCGGCTGGGCATCGCCACCGACACCCAGGACCTGACCGGAGCGGTAATCTCCGAGCGGGAGTGGTCGCACCTGACGGCCGAGGACCTGGAACGGCTGGTGCCGCAGTTTCTCGGGCTCCAGAAGCAGCTGCCTCCCATGTTTTCCGCCATCAAGCAGGGCGGGGTGCCGCTGTACAAGCTGGCCAGGAAAGGGATCGAGGTGGAGCGCGAGGAGCGCGAGGTGGAGATCCAGTCGCTCACCTTCGAATGGATCCGTCTTCCCGAAGCCTGCTTCACCGTGCGCTGCTCGCGCGGCACCTACGTCAGGACGCTCGCCTGCGACATCGGCGAGGCGCTCGGCTGCGGCGCCCATCTCTTGGAGTTGCGGCGCACGAGGAGCGGGCTCTTCCGCGAGGCCGACGCCATCAGCATCGAGGCGCTGGCCGGGGGCGCCGACCAGGAGGCGCTGCTCATGCCGCTGGACCGGGCACTCGACCACCTGAGGGCGTTGGCGCTCACCGAGGCGGGCGGGAGGAAGGTCTTGAACGGCGTGGTGCCCAAGCCTCATGAATTCGTTGAACCTCCCGGAGATTTTGCACAGGGGGAGCAGGTGCGACTCTATCTGGGGGAGCGCTTTGCGGCAGTAGCGGAGTACGACAAGCTCAAAGGGCTGCGCCTGGCACGCGTATTCAATTAG
- the queD gene encoding 6-carboxytetrahydropterin synthase QueD: MFRLTIHTAFAAAHNLINYQGDCENLHGHNWKVEVSITTNELDKAGLGIDFKILKRETNDLLKTLDHKYLNELAPFAEVSPSSENIARYLYHELTKIFGSEKVKVDMVTVWESDFAAASYYE; this comes from the coding sequence ATGTTCCGTCTCACCATTCACACTGCGTTTGCCGCGGCCCACAATCTGATCAATTACCAGGGCGACTGCGAGAACCTGCACGGCCACAACTGGAAGGTCGAAGTTTCCATCACCACCAACGAGCTTGACAAGGCCGGCTTGGGCATCGACTTCAAGATACTCAAGCGGGAGACCAACGATCTCCTGAAGACGCTGGACCACAAATACCTCAACGAACTGGCGCCGTTTGCCGAGGTCTCACCTTCGTCCGAAAACATCGCCCGCTACCTTTACCACGAACTGACCAAGATCTTCGGTTCGGAGAAGGTCAAGGTGGACATGGTCACGGTGTGGGAGTCCGACTTCGCGGCAGCGAGCTATTATGAGTAA
- a CDS encoding L-threonylcarbamoyladenylate synthase: protein MLLEINPDNPQPRLIAKVVEILKNGGVVAYPTDTTYGIGCSIFSKKGIERIYQIKQRDRKKPFSFICTDMSEIARYARVSNYAFKQLRRLLPGPYTFVLEAATVVPDLLQTKQKTVGIRIPDNEICLAIVKELGAPIVTTSANLSGEDPIGNPWAVEHELGKQLDLVVDGGDLSADVSSVVSLIGDRPEVLRKGVGDVSWCE, encoded by the coding sequence ATGCTGCTTGAGATCAACCCCGACAATCCGCAACCGCGCCTGATCGCCAAGGTGGTCGAGATCCTGAAAAACGGCGGCGTCGTGGCCTACCCCACCGACACCACCTACGGCATCGGCTGCTCCATCTTCAGCAAGAAGGGGATCGAGCGGATCTACCAGATCAAGCAGCGCGACCGCAAGAAGCCCTTTTCCTTCATCTGCACCGACATGAGCGAGATCGCCCGCTACGCGCGGGTGTCCAACTACGCCTTCAAACAGCTGCGCCGCCTGCTCCCGGGGCCGTACACCTTCGTCTTGGAGGCGGCCACCGTGGTGCCGGACCTGTTGCAGACCAAGCAGAAAACGGTGGGCATCCGTATCCCGGACAACGAGATCTGCCTCGCCATCGTCAAGGAACTCGGTGCCCCCATCGTCACCACCAGCGCCAACCTCTCCGGCGAGGACCCGATCGGCAACCCCTGGGCCGTCGAACACGAACTCGGCAAACAGCTGGACCTGGTGGTGGACGGAGGCGATCTTTCCGCGGACGTGAGCTCCGTGGTCAGCCTGATCGGCGACCGTCCCGAGGTGCTCAGAAAGGGCGTCGGGGACGTGAGCTGGTGCGAATAG
- the pnp gene encoding polyribonucleotide nucleotidyltransferase — MVHTVQAECCGKTITIETGKIAKQASGAVMIKSGDTMVLVTAVAMKSAKEGQGFFPLTVNYQEKAYAGGRIPGSFFKREGRPSDNETLTSRLIDRPIRPLFPEGFLNDTQVMATVMSADKDHDPGILAMIGASAALMVSDVPFAGPIAGVKVARVDGQFVANPTAEQEEKSDMEIVIAASKDAILMVEGSASEVSEDDLLEAIFFGKEAVQGILAAQEELVAKVQPVKRDIPAPVVNTELKARVDALAKEEMKAAVRIKAKGERHDAIDAITEKTVAALAGEFEGSEKEVKAFIEELEYDLVREHIIKDGSRIDGRDTKTIRTISTEVGFLPRAHGSALFTRGETQSIVAATLGTSVDEQRIDSLYGDSRKKFLLHYNFPPYSVGETSFRLAPGRREIGHGMLAERALQQVLPKHDDFPYTIRIVSDITESNGSSSMATVCGGSLSMMDAGIPIKAPVAGIAMGLIKEGDDYAILSDILGDEDHLGDMDFKVAGTAEGVTALQMDIKIGGVTREIMGAALAQAKAGRVHILGEMAKSLSTARGDLSAFAPRITTIWVKVDKIRDVIGSGGKNIRSVTEATGVAIDIEDTGKINIASNNKEACDLAIKMIRNLTAEAEEGKLYMGTVKKIMEFGAFVEIFPGTDGLVHVSELDTERVKNVSDILKEGDKVLVKCIGIDKQGKIKLSRKEALGQTFTE, encoded by the coding sequence ATGGTACACACTGTCCAAGCAGAGTGCTGTGGCAAAACTATCACTATCGAAACAGGCAAGATCGCCAAGCAGGCAAGCGGCGCGGTCATGATCAAAAGCGGCGACACCATGGTGCTCGTCACCGCCGTCGCCATGAAATCGGCCAAGGAAGGGCAGGGCTTCTTCCCGCTGACCGTCAACTACCAGGAGAAAGCCTACGCAGGCGGCCGTATCCCCGGCTCCTTCTTCAAGCGCGAAGGTCGTCCCTCCGACAACGAAACCCTCACCAGCCGTCTCATCGACCGCCCGATCCGCCCGCTGTTCCCGGAAGGCTTCCTGAACGACACCCAGGTCATGGCTACCGTCATGTCGGCTGACAAGGACCACGATCCCGGCATCCTGGCCATGATCGGCGCTTCCGCTGCCCTCATGGTTTCCGACGTGCCCTTCGCCGGCCCGATCGCAGGCGTGAAAGTGGCGCGCGTGGACGGCCAGTTCGTCGCCAACCCGACTGCCGAGCAGGAAGAGAAGAGCGACATGGAGATCGTGATCGCCGCTTCCAAGGACGCCATCTTGATGGTAGAAGGCAGCGCCTCCGAAGTCTCCGAGGACGACCTCCTCGAAGCGATCTTCTTCGGCAAGGAAGCCGTCCAGGGCATCCTGGCCGCACAGGAAGAGCTGGTTGCCAAAGTGCAGCCGGTCAAGCGCGACATCCCTGCCCCGGTGGTGAACACCGAGCTGAAGGCACGGGTTGACGCTCTCGCCAAAGAAGAGATGAAAGCGGCCGTGCGCATCAAGGCCAAGGGCGAGCGCCACGACGCCATCGACGCCATCACCGAGAAGACCGTGGCGGCTCTGGCAGGTGAGTTCGAAGGCTCCGAGAAAGAGGTCAAGGCATTCATCGAAGAACTCGAGTACGACCTGGTGCGCGAGCACATCATCAAGGACGGCTCCAGGATCGACGGCCGCGATACCAAGACCATCCGTACCATCAGCACCGAGGTAGGCTTCCTGCCGCGCGCGCACGGTTCTGCCCTGTTCACCCGCGGCGAGACCCAGTCCATCGTGGCTGCCACCCTGGGCACCTCGGTCGACGAGCAGCGCATCGATTCGCTCTACGGCGATTCCAGGAAGAAATTCCTCCTGCACTACAACTTCCCGCCGTACTCCGTCGGTGAGACCAGCTTCCGCCTCGCCCCGGGCCGCCGCGAAATCGGCCACGGCATGCTGGCCGAGCGCGCTCTGCAGCAGGTGCTTCCGAAGCACGACGACTTCCCCTACACCATCCGCATCGTCTCCGACATCACCGAGAGCAACGGCTCCTCCTCGATGGCTACCGTCTGCGGCGGCTCGCTGTCCATGATGGACGCCGGTATCCCGATCAAGGCACCGGTCGCCGGTATCGCCATGGGCCTCATCAAGGAAGGTGACGACTACGCCATCCTCTCCGACATCCTGGGCGACGAAGACCACCTGGGCGACATGGACTTCAAAGTGGCCGGTACCGCTGAAGGCGTCACCGCGCTGCAGATGGACATCAAGATCGGCGGCGTGACCCGCGAGATCATGGGTGCTGCACTGGCACAGGCGAAAGCCGGCCGCGTGCACATCCTGGGCGAGATGGCCAAGTCGCTCTCCACCGCCCGCGGCGACCTCTCCGCCTTCGCTCCGCGTATCACCACCATCTGGGTCAAAGTCGACAAGATCCGCGACGTCATCGGTAGCGGCGGCAAGAACATCCGCAGCGTCACCGAGGCAACCGGCGTTGCCATCGACATCGAGGATACCGGCAAGATCAACATCGCTTCCAACAACAAGGAAGCCTGCGACCTCGCCATCAAGATGATCCGCAACCTGACCGCAGAGGCCGAAGAAGGCAAGCTCTACATGGGTACCGTCAAGAAGATCATGGAGTTCGGCGCATTCGTCGAGATCTTCCCGGGCACCGACGGCCTGGTGCACGTTTCCGAGCTCGACACCGAGCGTGTGAAGAACGTGAGCGACATCCTGAAAGAAGGCGACAAGGTGCTGGTGAAGTGCATCGGCATCGACAAGCAGGGCAAGATCAAGCTGTCCCGCAAAGAGGCCCTGGGCCAGACCTTCACCGAATAA
- the dut gene encoding dUTP diphosphatase, protein MKTTPIRIKRLRSTPLPCYMTEQAAGVDLHAALEEDFVLHPGERALVPTGLSVEIPPGFEAQVRPRSGLALRHGIALVNSPGTIDADYRGEIGVIVINHGNEPFAIKDGERIAQMVFARCERAEFIEVDELGETERGAGGFGHTGR, encoded by the coding sequence ATGAAAACGACCCCGATACGGATAAAGCGCCTGCGGTCAACACCTCTTCCCTGCTACATGACCGAGCAGGCGGCGGGTGTCGACCTGCATGCCGCGCTCGAGGAGGATTTCGTGCTGCATCCAGGCGAGCGGGCCCTGGTCCCCACCGGGCTTTCCGTCGAGATTCCCCCCGGCTTCGAGGCGCAGGTGCGGCCCAGGAGCGGGCTCGCGCTTCGGCACGGCATCGCGCTGGTCAACTCTCCGGGCACCATCGACGCCGACTACCGCGGCGAGATCGGCGTCATCGTGATCAACCACGGCAACGAGCCTTTCGCCATCAAAGACGGCGAGCGCATCGCCCAGATGGTCTTCGCCCGCTGCGAACGCGCCGAGTTCATCGAGGTGGACGAGCTGGGCGAGACCGAGCGCGGCGCGGGCGGGTTCGGGCATACAGGCAGGTAA
- the rpsO gene encoding 30S ribosomal protein S15 yields the protein MLQTEKKQEIITAHKLHDSDTGSPEVQIAILSERITYLTEHFKTHKKDHHSRRGLLKIVGQRRGLLDYLKKKDVERYKAIIAKLGIRR from the coding sequence ATGCTGCAAACGGAAAAGAAGCAGGAAATCATCACAGCTCATAAGCTGCACGATTCCGACACGGGTTCGCCGGAAGTGCAGATTGCAATTCTTTCGGAGCGTATCACTTATCTGACTGAGCACTTCAAGACTCACAAGAAGGATCATCACAGCCGTCGCGGTCTGCTGAAGATCGTCGGTCAGAGAAGGGGTCTGCTTGACTACCTGAAGAAGAAAGACGTCGAAAGGTACAAAGCGATCATCGCTAAACTCGGCATCAGAAGGTAA